The following proteins come from a genomic window of Panicum hallii strain FIL2 chromosome 8, PHallii_v3.1, whole genome shotgun sequence:
- the LOC112902067 gene encoding cysteine-rich receptor-like protein kinase 26, whose product MTTDTSTLLSTLPKNIPASFLKQITDGFSPERELGKGAFGTVYKGILEDGEVIAVKKLEENPPMGHEKTFSNEVGNLMAVQHGNIVKLVGFCHESQKKLVPHNGRYIIVDITEVLLCYEYLPKGSLDKYLFAESNRIDWDTRFKIVKGICKGLHFLHKEMDGPVVHMDLKPENILLDDNMVPKIADFGLSRLFGQEQTRMHTQNVVGSLGYMAPEYLYRGEISAQSDIYSLGLLIIQISTGEKNIPDAEDNCGKKFIEKVRKNWTDRHITSMYASFDADRLQQIEMCVEIGLQCVEHEREKRPPIVDIVDKLNGSTQSKWCMHERSLNPNKFSIIWSPEDHRSASKMDKACSIINRGPEMYSGIR is encoded by the exons ATGACCACCGACACCAGCACTCTTCTAAGTACATTGCCGAAAAATATACCAGCAAGCTTTCTCAAGCAAATCACAGATGGTTTCTCTCCTGAGCGAGAACTTGGTAAAGGTGCATTTGGAACAGTCTACAAG GGAATTCTGGAGGATGGGGAAGTGATTGCTGTCAAGAAGCTTGAGGAAAACCCTCCTATGGGACATGAGAAAACATTTAGCAATGAGGTCGGAAATCTTATGGCAGTCCAGCATGGAAATATAGTGAAGTTGGTTGGCTTCTGCCATGAATCACAGAAGAAGTTGGTGCCGCACAATGGAAGATACATAATTGTAGATATAACTGAAGTTTTACTCTGCTATGAGTATCTACCTAAGGGAAGCCTTGACAAGTATCTATTTG CTGAATCTAATAGAATTGACTGGGACACACGGTTTAAAATAGTTAAAGGAATCTGCAAAGGTTTACATTTCCTACATAAGGAAATGGATGGCCCTGTTGTTCATATGGATCTTAAGCCTGAAAATATTTTGTTGGATGATAACATGGTCCCCAAAATTGCGGACTTTGGACTTTCAAGGCTATTCGGTCAAGAGCAGACCCGGATGCACACTCAAAATGTTGTGGGATCATT AGGATACATGGCTCCAGAGTATTTATATAGAGGTGAAATCTCTGCCCAGTCAGACATATATAGTTTAGGTCTCCTAATCATTCAGATCAGCACCGGAGAAAAGAATATACCCGATGCTGAAGACAACTGTGGAAAGAAATTTATTGAGAAA GTACGCAAAAACTGGACAGATCGCCACATAACATCCATGTATGCATCGTTCGATGCAGATCGCCTTCAGCAAATTGAAATGTGTGTTGAAATTGGGCTACAATGTGTGGAACATGAACGCGAGAAGAGACCACCAATAGTGGATATTGTAGACAAGCTCAATGGAAGCACTCAGTCTAAATGGTGCATGCATGAGAG GTCTCTCAATCCCAACAAGTTTTCAATAATTTGGTCTCCAGAGGACCACAGATCTGCATCAAAGATGGATAAAGCATGTTCGATTATTAATAGAGGACCTGAAATGTATTCAGGAATAAGATAA
- the LOC112902065 gene encoding disease resistance RPP13-like protein 4, producing MAELVLGVAKSLVEGTLTKAQLAIDEESKLRQSAQRDLVFIAGEFQMMQSFLRVTTEEQVRNNVVSITWVIQVRDLAYDVEDCIEFVIHLDTKSDWWRRLIPSFMRRALPLDVAVNMIDQLKARVHDVSQRNERYKLISDPGPKPVMEARQLGISGASGVLVTARDTAWKQREWENFVKLITKKDSKLQVISLWASEDYLGNASVIRKAYNHPEIHRKFKCRAWVKVLHPFQPNEFIRTLLGQFYTNSREEQQGAILGNGVLTPGLDDHLVQEFSEHVENQTYLIVLDGVSTIEEWNTIRRYLPDRSKGSRIVVATQNFSVASLCTEYPYFQQFSADQSFCVFFREKEDPLVGRMSEVNQLSAYIAKARVNALQVMSVWGIAGAGKSALVRTLYHNKMSQKSEYIKYIWVDVYYPFNLLDFCKSLLMQFHSHSLETYEDPVKQCHGLLKDHRCLLVIDNLQSTEEWDLIHDALAFRTSGSAIVVITNEERIALHCADRKDLVFNVKALEIGAAIDLFKEEIEGSQYLHAGDIEKDLVLQQLISKSGGLPKVIVAIADYLAHMFDWIKRANALNDQFITTMETRQDFARLQDLFGWIHSYFRSCPDFLKPCIFYLSIFPKSKIIRRRRLMMRWVAEGYSKDKESDSAEENAEELFAKIMDLSMIQPPERTMSTNGRMVWCQVSSFFHEYIISRPKEENVTFALEVFALKGCCRQTTGRTGRHLIIEESWERDRIVFESIDLSRLRSLTVFGDWASFFISESMKVLRVLDLENASGVTDKDLRKMLKLLRRLKFLSLRGCSKISNLPSSVDNLRQLQILDVRYTSIVTMPASITKLKKLQYIRAGTIIPPEDRSCLQLVGVKVPSGVKKLTLLHTLGIVSVGSARGEDILKELRNLSQLRKLGVSGISKKNGKEFCSAISGHSHLESLSVSLNKDNQYCLDGMSAGTTNETFRPPRKLQSLKLYGPAKQLPMWVNQLSNLRKLNLEMDVLSKDDIAVLGGLQELCVLRLRVNPDHDGEVKFCVMKAGVEERCYKEIKVLEIASRSKLNLIIGAEAMENLELLKAGCCSTESPPQFGALKHLKKLKEVQVIGYHDEEQKKNLENQFADHPSKPALTLREVNPLSQASTAGNNERCSFPFSPTSSSSPAIRP from the exons ATGGCAGAACTAGTGCTTGGGGTAGCCAAGTCGCTGGTGGAGGGGACCCTGACCAAGGCCCAGTTGGCCATTGACGAGGAGTCAAAGCTGCGGCAGAGCGCACAGCGTGACCTGGTGTTCATCGCTGGGGAGTTTCAGATGATGCAGTCCTTCCTCAGGGTCACCACTGAAGAGCAAGTCAGGAACAATGTTGTGAGCATCACATGGGTGATTCAGGTCCGTGACCTTGCCTACGATGTAGAAGACTGCATCGAGTTCGTCATCCACCTGGACACAAAGTCTGACTGGTGGCGCCGCTTGATCCCATCATTCATGCGGCGGGCGCTGCCCCTTGATGTAGCCGTTAACATGATAGatcagttgaaggcaagagTCCATGATGTGAGTCAGAGGAACGAGCGCTACAAACTTATCAGTGACCCTGGTCCCAAGCCTGTCATGGAAGCAAGACAATTGGGTATCTCTGGTGCCTCTGGCGTGCTCGTCACAGCAAGGGACACTGCATGGAAGCAACGAGAATGGGAAAACTTCGTCAAGCTGATCACCAAGAAGGACAGCAAGCTACAGGTGATCTCTCTTTGGGCGTCAGAGGACTATCTTGGGAATGCGTCCGTCATCCGGAAAGCCTACAACCACCCAGAAATCCACAGAAAATTCAAATGCCGTGCTTGGGTAAAGGTGCTACATCctttccaaccaaatgagttcATCAGGACCTTGCTGGGTCAATTCTATACAAACTCACGTGAAGAACAGCAAGGAGCAATCCTTGGTAATGGTGTACTGACACCAGGGCTGGATGACCATCTGGTTCAGGAGTTCTCAGAGCATGTGGAAAACCAGACATATCTCATTGTCTTGGATGGTGTGTCCACCATCGAAGAGTGGAACACCATTCGACGGTACCTTCCAGACCGTAGCAAAGGGAGTCGTATTGTTGTGGCCACGCAGAATTTTTCGGTCGCAAGCCTCTGCACAGAATATCCATACTTCCAGCAGTTCTCAGCTGATCAGTCATTTTGTGTTTTCTTCAGGGAGAAGGAG GATCCCCTTGTTGGGCGCATGTCCGAAGTAAATCAACTTTCTGCATATATAGCTAAAGCACGTGTGAACGCTTTGCAAGTGATGTCTGTGTGGGGGATAGCTGGTGCTGGGAAATCTGCTCTTGTTAGAACTTTGTACCACAACAAGATGAGTCAGAAAAGCGAATATATAAAGTATATCTGGGTGGATGTATACTACCCATTCAATTTATTGGACTTCTGTAAGAGCCTACTTATGCAATTCCATTCACATTCTCTTGAGACATATGAAGACCCTGTCAAACAGTGTCACGGCCTTCTAAAAGATCACCGATGCCTTCTGGTTATTGATAATCTGCAGTCCACAGAAGAATGGGACTTGATACATGATGCATTGGCATTTAGAACTTCTGGAAGTGCTATTGTTGTTATTACAAATGAAGAAAGAATTGCGTTACATTGTGCAGATAGAAAAGATCTCGTGTTTAACGTCAAGGCTCTGGAAATTGGGGCAGCCATTGATCTCTTCAAGGAGGAG ATAGAAGGGAGTCAATATCTGCATGCAGGAGATATTGAAAAGGATTTGGTGCTCCAACAACTTATTTCAAAGAGTGGTGGGCTTCCAAAAGTAATCGTTGCTATAGCTGACTACTTGGCCCACATGTTTGACTGGATAAAAAGAGCCAACGCTTTGAATGATCAATTTATAACTACCATGGAGACTAGGCAAGATTTTGCTCGTTTACAAGATCTGTTTGGCTGGATACATTCCTACTTTCGTTCTTGCCCAGATTTCCTGAAGCCTTGTATCTTTTATCTATCCATCTTCCCTAAGTCCAAGATCATTCGGCGGCGGCGTTTGATGATGAGATGGGTTGCAGAGGGTTACTCCAAGGACAAGGAGAGTGATAGCGCGGAGGAGAATGCAGAGGAACTCTTCGCGAAGATCATGGATCTGAGCATGATCCAACCACCAGAGCGGACAATGAGCACAAACGGGAGAATGGTTTGGTGCCAAGTCAGTTCTTTTTTCCACGAGTATATCATCTCAAGACCAAAAGAAGAGAACGTTACCTTTGCGCTGGAGGTCTTTGCACTGAAGGGATGTTGCCGACAAACCACCGGGCGCACAGGACGACACCTTATCATAGAGGAAAGCTGGGAGCGAGACAGGATTGTGTTTGAGAGCATCGACTTGTCTCGGCTACGCTCCCTCACCGTGTTTGGTGACTGGGCATCGTTCTTCATCTCTGAAAGTATGAAAGTGCTTCGGGTGCTGGATCTGGAGAATGCATCAGGTGTGACAGACAAAGACCTCCGGAAGATGCTGAAACTGCTGCGACGCCTCAAGTTCCTTTCACTCAGAGGATGCAGTAAGATCAGCAATCTGCCAAGTTCAGTGGATAACCTAAGGCAGCTTCAAATTCTTGATGTCAGATACACCTCCATAGTCACCATGCCAGCATCCATTACCAAGCTAAAGAAGTTACAGTACATCCGTGCAGGCACTATAATTCCACCAGAGGATCGCAGTTGTCTTCAGCTAGTTGGCGTCAAGGTGCCATCAGGAGTTAAAAAGCTGACTCTATTGCATACACTTGGAATTGTTAGTGTTGGTTCTGCTAGGGGGGAAGACATCCTAAAAGAACTCAGGAATCTCTCCCAATTGCGCAAGCTTGGTGTGTCTGGGATCAGTAAGAAGAATGGCAAGGAGTTCTGTTCTGCCATCTCAGGTCACTCCCATCTAGAATCCTTGTCAGTGTCCCTTAACAAGGATAACCAATATTGTTTGGATGGCATGTCCGCTGGGACCACCAATGAAACTTTTAGGCCTCCAAGGAAACTTCAGAGCCTTAAGCTATATGGGCCAGCAAAACAATTGCCTATGTGGGTCAATCAGCTTTCTAATCTCAGAAAGCTAAATCTGGAGATGGATGTATTATCGAAAGATGACATAGCAGTCCTTGGGGGTCTACAAGAATTATGTGTTCTACGCCTTCGTGTGAACCCAGATCATGATGGTGAGGTCAAATTCTGTGTCATGAAGGCTGGGGTAGAGGAGCGCTGTTATAAGGAGATAAAAGTCCTTGAGATTGCTAGCAGATcgaagttaaatttaattatTGGAGCAGAAGCAATGGAAAATCTCGAGCTGCTCAAGGCTGGCTGTTGCAGTACTGAATCGCCGCCACAGTTTGGTGCGCTAAAGCATCTCAAGAAACTGAAAGAAGTCCAGGTTATTGGCTACCATGATGAAGAACAGAAGAAAAATTTGGAGAACCAATTTGCGGACCATCCAAGCAAACCTGCTTTGACATTAAGGGAAGTCAATCCATTGTCGCAGGCTTCAACTGCAGGAAACAACGAGCGATGTTCATTTCCCTTTAGCCCTACATCATCATCCAGTCCGGCAATACGACCATGA